A genomic window from Mesorhizobium sp. 131-2-1 includes:
- a CDS encoding ROK family protein yields the protein MSTLALAFDLGGTELRGALVERSGEVVARVSAPTLAGAGSEAVIGQIITLADTLLKQHPQAKVVGIGMCAPGPLDPKAGIVIGPPTLAGWHNVPLIDILSRQFGLPVRLENDANAAALGEWRFGAGRGSGSLVFVTVSTGIGGGVVADGHIYHGRRGLAAEIGHMTITGEGDRCFCGAVGCFEAVASGTALGRRATRLTAPDDGSLLRRLSNNGDVSARHVVEAARTGDAAASQLVEAEAKWLGIGFTNLLHLYSPDLIVMGGGLANGFDLLAPGIGATVEQRAMQAYRDVPIVPAELGDRAGLVGAASLILWEGEPGTALAMVQNDERRELTLPPISRSGGR from the coding sequence ATGAGCACGCTTGCGCTCGCTTTCGATCTCGGCGGCACGGAGCTGCGCGGCGCGCTGGTCGAGCGCAGCGGCGAGGTCGTCGCCCGCGTCTCGGCGCCGACGCTTGCCGGCGCCGGATCGGAGGCGGTGATCGGCCAGATTATCACCCTGGCGGACACGCTGCTCAAGCAGCACCCGCAGGCAAAGGTCGTCGGCATCGGCATGTGCGCGCCCGGCCCGCTCGATCCCAAGGCGGGGATCGTGATCGGACCGCCGACGCTGGCCGGCTGGCACAACGTGCCGCTGATCGACATCCTCAGCCGGCAGTTCGGCCTGCCGGTGCGGCTGGAGAACGACGCCAACGCAGCCGCGCTAGGCGAATGGCGCTTCGGCGCCGGCCGAGGCAGCGGATCGCTGGTGTTCGTGACCGTGTCGACCGGCATAGGTGGCGGCGTCGTCGCCGACGGCCACATCTATCACGGCAGGCGCGGGCTGGCGGCCGAGATCGGCCATATGACCATCACCGGCGAAGGTGACCGCTGCTTCTGCGGCGCCGTCGGCTGCTTCGAGGCGGTCGCCTCCGGCACAGCGCTCGGACGCCGCGCGACGCGGCTTACCGCGCCCGACGACGGCTCGCTGCTCCGGCGTCTTTCCAACAACGGCGATGTCTCGGCGCGGCATGTCGTCGAGGCCGCACGGACGGGTGATGCAGCGGCTTCCCAACTGGTCGAAGCGGAGGCGAAGTGGCTCGGCATCGGCTTCACCAATCTTCTGCATCTCTATTCGCCGGACCTGATCGTCATGGGCGGCGGCCTTGCCAATGGCTTCGACCTGCTGGCGCCGGGGATCGGGGCGACCGTCGAGCAGCGCGCGATGCAAGCCTATCGCGACGTGCCGATTGTTCCGGCCGAGCTCGGCGACCGGGCGGGCCTGGTCGGCGCGGCCAGCCTGATCCTGTGGGAAGGCGAGCCCGGCACGGCGCTGGCGATGGTGCAGAACGACGAGCGGCGGGAACTGACCCTTCCGCCTATTTCCCGCAGTGGTGGTCGTTGA
- a CDS encoding LysR family transcriptional regulator, which translates to MAELLNLNRLVYFTTIVETGSFTAAADRLDVAKAVVSHQVGRLEQELGATLLRRTTRRVTPTEEGRLFYDRAAIILREAEAAYGDIARSADKPTGMLRLTAPLDYGEKVVAPTIAAYLRKYPKMRVETIFDDAVSNLVDEQIDLGIRAGWLADSSNQARRLGTFRQLVVASPELAARLPPDVGPSQSRSLPWVGNVQLRGVGQWLFSKDGETVLAELNPVVSCDKSPAVHACVHAGIGLGIFPDYSVADEIAKGHLVHMFADWSLPTGGIHAVFPPARFRPAKVRAFVDLLAAAERKRARGVMPG; encoded by the coding sequence ATGGCCGAACTTCTGAACCTCAACCGGCTCGTCTATTTCACCACAATTGTCGAGACGGGATCGTTCACCGCTGCCGCCGACCGACTCGATGTCGCCAAGGCGGTGGTCAGCCACCAGGTCGGCAGGCTCGAGCAGGAACTCGGCGCGACGCTGCTGCGGCGCACGACTCGGCGCGTCACGCCGACGGAGGAGGGCCGGCTGTTCTACGACCGCGCCGCCATCATCCTGCGCGAGGCGGAAGCCGCCTATGGCGATATCGCGCGCAGCGCCGACAAGCCGACCGGCATGCTGAGGCTGACGGCGCCGCTCGACTATGGCGAGAAGGTCGTGGCGCCGACCATCGCCGCCTATCTGAGGAAATATCCGAAGATGCGGGTCGAGACGATCTTCGACGATGCGGTCAGCAACCTTGTCGACGAACAGATCGATCTCGGCATCCGCGCCGGGTGGCTGGCCGATTCCAGCAATCAGGCGCGGCGCCTCGGAACCTTCCGGCAGCTTGTCGTCGCGAGCCCGGAACTCGCGGCCAGGCTGCCGCCGGATGTGGGCCCCAGCCAGTCAAGGTCGCTGCCCTGGGTCGGCAATGTCCAGCTGCGCGGCGTCGGCCAATGGCTGTTCTCGAAAGACGGCGAAACAGTGCTGGCCGAGCTCAACCCGGTCGTCAGCTGCGACAAGAGCCCCGCTGTCCATGCCTGCGTGCATGCCGGCATCGGGCTCGGCATCTTTCCGGATTACAGCGTCGCCGACGAGATCGCCAAGGGGCACCTTGTGCACATGTTCGCCGACTGGAGTTTGCCCACCGGCGGCATCCATGCCGTCTTTCCGCCGGCGCGCTTCCGGCCGGCCAAGGTGCGCGCCTTCGTCGACCTCCTGGCGGCGGCCGAGCGCAAGCGCGCGCGGGGCGTCATGCCGGGGTGA
- a CDS encoding DsbA family protein has protein sequence MSNATLTYLFDPLCGWCYGATPMLDRLETSGVALELLPTGLFSGAGARPLDAGFAAHAWANDQRIERLSGQRFSQAYLDNVLNVRGTLLDSGPATLGIVAARLDDPRLRLAALKAIQEARYVGGRDIVTVDGVAAVLTDAGMADAAGMLQAPTPELLAAHRELVGKGRALFQRLGANGVPALAVIRNEAPRLIGANALFGSYDNLVAHIQAA, from the coding sequence ATGAGCAATGCAACGCTGACCTATCTTTTCGACCCGCTCTGCGGCTGGTGCTATGGCGCGACGCCGATGCTGGACAGGCTGGAGACGAGTGGCGTGGCGCTCGAGCTGCTGCCGACGGGTCTCTTCTCGGGCGCCGGCGCGCGGCCGCTGGATGCGGGCTTTGCCGCCCATGCCTGGGCGAACGACCAGCGCATCGAGCGGCTGAGCGGGCAGCGCTTCAGCCAGGCCTATCTCGACAATGTGCTGAACGTTCGCGGTACCTTGCTCGATTCCGGCCCTGCCACGCTCGGCATCGTCGCGGCCCGCCTCGATGACCCGCGCCTGCGCCTTGCGGCGCTGAAGGCGATCCAAGAGGCCCGCTATGTCGGCGGCCGCGACATCGTCACGGTGGACGGCGTCGCCGCTGTCCTGACGGACGCCGGCATGGCCGACGCGGCCGGGATGCTGCAGGCGCCGACGCCGGAGTTGCTGGCGGCGCATCGCGAGCTGGTCGGCAAGGGCCGCGCGCTGTTCCAGCGCCTTGGCGCCAATGGCGTTCCCGCGCTCGCCGTGATCCGCAACGAGGCGCCGCGCCTCATCGGCGCCAACGCGCTGTTCGGCAGCTACGACAATCTCGTCGCCCATATCCAGGCGGCTTGA
- a CDS encoding NAD(P)-dependent oxidoreductase encodes MKIALIGASGQAGSRILKELSDRGHTITAIARNPDKIAKLPGVTAKKGDVFDEEGLAALIKGHDAVVSAVHFTASDPDTLIAAVRASGVKRYLVVGGAGSLEVAPGKRLVDTPEFPAIYKAEAQKGGDFLDTLRTVGDLDWTFLSPSALFTAGERTGTFRLGKDTLLASDKGSSISFEDYAIVMTDEIETPRHIRQRFTVGY; translated from the coding sequence ATGAAGATCGCCCTTATCGGCGCGTCCGGCCAGGCCGGCTCGCGCATCCTGAAAGAACTTTCCGACCGTGGCCACACCATCACGGCAATCGCCCGCAACCCGGACAAGATCGCCAAGCTTCCGGGCGTCACTGCCAAAAAGGGCGACGTCTTCGACGAGGAGGGCCTCGCCGCATTGATCAAGGGGCATGACGCCGTCGTCAGCGCGGTGCATTTCACCGCCAGCGATCCCGACACGCTGATTGCCGCCGTGCGCGCCTCCGGCGTCAAGCGCTACCTGGTCGTCGGCGGCGCCGGCAGCCTAGAGGTCGCGCCCGGCAAGCGCCTGGTCGATACGCCGGAATTCCCGGCCATATACAAGGCCGAGGCGCAGAAGGGCGGCGACTTCCTCGACACGCTGCGCACGGTCGGCGACCTCGACTGGACCTTCCTGTCGCCCTCGGCGCTGTTCACCGCCGGCGAGCGTACCGGCACGTTCCGCCTCGGCAAGGATACGCTGCTTGCCTCCGACAAGGGCAGCAGCATCTCATTCGAGGACTACGCCATCGTCATGACCGACGAGATCGAGACGCCCAGGCACATCCGGCAGCGCTTCACGGTCGGCTACTGA
- a CDS encoding response regulator transcription factor: MSTLVVADPRGVYLAGLEWVLRKAGHEVVAECHRAVDVLPHVERHRPDIAIIGLDLADPQTAGLSSRLRASHGALGIIFILQPNTGLGVKEIQALDVDGLVLDGISNRFLVECVSAVASGKKWIDNKIVQQLLMPRPQSQPTSRLTGRESEIADLVSRGLRNKTIAQRLHVSEGTVKMHLHHVYTKLNLVSRSELAWAAHGKDTAHPGSDLI; this comes from the coding sequence ATGTCGACGTTGGTTGTCGCGGACCCGCGGGGGGTGTATCTCGCAGGTCTGGAGTGGGTGTTGCGGAAGGCCGGTCACGAAGTTGTCGCCGAGTGCCACCGCGCTGTTGACGTTCTCCCGCATGTGGAACGCCATCGACCTGATATTGCCATCATCGGCCTGGATTTAGCGGACCCCCAGACGGCCGGTCTTTCCTCCCGACTAAGAGCCAGCCACGGCGCCCTCGGCATTATCTTCATCCTGCAGCCAAACACCGGTCTCGGCGTCAAGGAGATCCAGGCGCTCGACGTTGACGGGCTGGTGCTTGACGGCATCAGCAACCGCTTTCTCGTCGAATGCGTGAGCGCAGTGGCGAGCGGCAAGAAATGGATCGACAACAAGATCGTCCAGCAGTTGCTGATGCCGAGGCCGCAATCCCAGCCTACGTCCAGGCTCACGGGGCGCGAGAGCGAAATCGCCGATCTCGTCTCGCGCGGCTTGCGCAACAAGACCATCGCCCAGCGGCTGCACGTGTCCGAAGGCACGGTGAAGATGCACCTTCACCATGTCTACACCAAGCTCAACCTCGTCAGCCGGTCGGAACTGGCCTGGGCGGCGCATGGCAAGGACACCGCCCATCCGGGGTCAGACCTGATCTGA
- a CDS encoding DUF5801 repeats-in-toxin domain-containing protein yields the protein MATINDTNLVLDEQIGVQTVTDDNDVLLDQTLSDALTALGVAGIGPTDPTTGFPQAAVNTALLDTTGATDLALSIPADGTTSGLFTVDGVEIFLYNESGIIYGREADGNGDADPAGALAFAVALDLSGGVSSAQVYLIQYEPLHHNDPLAVDDDDILSFADGKITLDVSTTEIVTTFQTLDFASIPSGSPQETLTVATSDPTDNHSAKFDGLIFPGTVADPTTVPTNPGTNDDLNPDAIGFGVKGGQASQLNQNEGFFVQDAAWTSNDPDPDANEIGGIRFDLQGVGGVKKVNIEWWTVDDGAVVDHGTDTVNLPAGSAVFENYTIETADSVDQIYVRFFYDTKASTSGVRVENLEVAFPSTSEVPVVKHEDLGTHLVFEDAGPTFTDITGDATPFQVGLAAGQQDTGTFTLTPGADGSHVTITDWTDLGGTAITETLTNDGTTLTYHDVATDTDLYQLNVTDSGYTFDVLFTPQGEQSDLNFNAVKSGGPQETLTVPTVDNTGSIVFDGLIFNAHPAADATEAVFAPFNTAPLGGPTVAADDLNPDAVGFGVKGGQASQINNNEGFTFHTADGSDVNNLTFAVAGIGNINAITVESWLYDDNGVLIDHNVDNVTGLRSGNQTVTINDDGGQAFDTAYVQFTVPGANSGVRILDFSTSIEAPVPDQPFAFELTNTDLDGDAATQTLNIAASQDYIV from the coding sequence ATGGCTACTATTAACGACACAAATCTCGTTCTCGACGAGCAGATCGGCGTACAGACCGTCACCGATGATAATGATGTCCTCCTCGACCAGACGCTGAGCGACGCGCTCACCGCTCTCGGCGTGGCTGGAATCGGTCCGACCGACCCCACGACAGGCTTCCCGCAGGCGGCCGTCAACACCGCCCTCCTTGACACAACCGGAGCGACCGATCTGGCGCTGTCGATCCCCGCTGACGGCACGACGAGCGGCCTCTTTACCGTCGACGGTGTGGAAATCTTCCTCTACAACGAAAGCGGCATCATTTATGGGCGCGAGGCCGACGGGAATGGTGACGCTGATCCCGCGGGCGCTTTGGCGTTCGCGGTTGCGCTTGACTTGAGTGGCGGCGTGTCGTCAGCGCAGGTTTACCTCATTCAATACGAACCGCTGCATCACAACGATCCTTTAGCCGTTGACGACGACGACATCCTGTCGTTTGCCGACGGCAAGATCACACTGGATGTATCGACCACCGAAATCGTAACGACGTTTCAGACACTCGACTTCGCGTCGATCCCGTCAGGTAGCCCGCAGGAGACCCTCACGGTTGCGACAAGCGATCCCACTGACAATCATAGCGCGAAGTTTGATGGGCTCATCTTCCCGGGGACGGTGGCCGATCCAACGACAGTCCCAACCAACCCCGGAACCAATGATGATCTGAACCCCGACGCCATCGGCTTCGGTGTGAAGGGCGGCCAAGCCTCTCAGTTGAATCAAAATGAGGGCTTCTTCGTTCAGGACGCGGCCTGGACCTCCAATGATCCGGATCCGGATGCGAACGAGATCGGCGGCATTAGATTCGACCTCCAGGGCGTAGGCGGCGTGAAGAAAGTTAACATTGAGTGGTGGACTGTCGATGATGGAGCAGTAGTTGACCACGGGACCGACACAGTAAACCTACCAGCTGGCAGCGCCGTCTTTGAGAATTACACAATTGAAACGGCGGATAGCGTCGATCAAATCTACGTTCGATTTTTCTACGACACGAAGGCAAGCACCTCCGGCGTGCGTGTTGAGAACCTCGAAGTCGCGTTCCCATCAACGAGCGAGGTGCCAGTCGTCAAGCACGAGGACCTCGGGACGCACCTCGTGTTCGAGGACGCCGGGCCGACGTTCACCGACATCACTGGTGATGCCACGCCGTTCCAGGTCGGATTGGCCGCCGGTCAACAGGACACAGGGACGTTCACACTTACTCCCGGAGCCGACGGCTCACACGTCACCATCACCGACTGGACCGATCTCGGTGGCACTGCCATCACGGAGACCCTCACCAACGACGGAACCACGCTGACGTACCACGACGTGGCCACCGATACGGACCTCTACCAACTGAACGTGACGGACTCGGGGTACACCTTCGACGTGCTCTTCACCCCCCAGGGTGAGCAGTCCGACCTCAACTTCAATGCGGTCAAGTCGGGCGGTCCCCAGGAGACCTTGACGGTACCCACGGTGGACAACACCGGCAGCATCGTCTTTGACGGTCTGATCTTCAACGCTCACCCCGCAGCGGACGCGACCGAGGCAGTCTTTGCGCCGTTCAACACTGCTCCACTGGGAGGCCCGACTGTAGCGGCTGACGACCTTAACCCTGATGCAGTTGGATTCGGGGTGAAAGGCGGTCAGGCTTCGCAGATCAATAACAACGAGGGCTTCACCTTCCATACTGCGGACGGTTCTGATGTCAACAATCTAACCTTTGCGGTCGCAGGAATTGGAAACATCAACGCCATCACAGTAGAATCGTGGCTTTACGACGATAACGGTGTTTTGATCGATCACAATGTCGACAACGTTACTGGCTTGCGCTCGGGTAATCAGACCGTGACCATCAACGACGATGGTGGTCAAGCTTTCGACACGGCCTACGTTCAGTTCACGGTTCCCGGTGCCAACTCGGGTGTTCGCATCCTCGACTTCTCGACGAGCATCGAGGCTCCGGTTCCCGATCAGCCGTTCGCCTTCGAGCTGACAAACACCGACCTCGACGGGGATGCTGCTACGCAAACACTGAACATCGCCGCAAGCCAGGACTACATCGTTTAA
- a CDS encoding type I secretion system permease/ATPase, with product MKANQQPPALQAVMKEARRAIRPLIWFSGGINVLMLTGALYMLQVYHRVLASHSLETLVMLSLMAAGALATMAGLEVVRGRLLAKVGAWMNARLAPVLLTASVEYSASAPGQANARPLRDLDQIRNFFTSPSIFPILDAPWAPLFFAAIFLMHPWLGWLALVGGIMLFALAVLNEYLTRKPLTEATNAQSRAYVQAEAAIRNAEVVQAMGMLKPLLESWKEQQDEANKGQVLAANRGGVISAIARCHRLALQMAILGLGAYLVVRNEASPGIMIAASILMGRALSPVEQAIGTWKATVGARAAYRRLTAVAGQHPEATPALPLPRPKGRFEADNLVLTRQGGEPILKGISFRLNAGETMALIGPSAAGKTSLARILGGAWRPSGGRALLDGMDVAQWAAEDRGHYVGYLPQDIELFAGTISENICRFATLNPAVFNNVVKAAQLAGVHELIKGLPKGYATEIGESGAVLSGGQRQRIGLARALYGDPALLILDEPNSNLDREGEDALIAALGAVKAAGTTVIVIAHRSNIIEKVDKILVLNRGQQDLYGPRDYVFGELAARVRQVSQLPAIAANQPIAANQTITANQATAANQTVAANQDSAPARARRYAERKLRPSLNLVPARPDPPPKQGSGRGGEAGAAQPRIREQI from the coding sequence ATGAAAGCCAACCAACAGCCCCCTGCCCTGCAAGCGGTGATGAAAGAGGCCAGGCGCGCCATCCGGCCGCTGATCTGGTTCAGCGGCGGCATCAACGTGCTGATGCTGACCGGGGCGCTTTACATGCTTCAAGTCTACCACCGGGTGTTGGCCAGCCACAGCCTGGAGACGTTGGTGATGCTGTCGCTGATGGCGGCGGGGGCACTCGCGACGATGGCGGGGCTGGAGGTGGTGCGCGGGCGCCTGCTTGCCAAAGTCGGAGCGTGGATGAACGCGCGGCTGGCACCGGTTCTGCTGACCGCATCGGTGGAATATTCCGCCTCGGCGCCCGGTCAGGCAAATGCCCGTCCGCTGCGCGACCTTGATCAAATTCGGAATTTCTTCACCAGCCCAAGCATCTTCCCGATCCTTGACGCGCCCTGGGCGCCGCTGTTCTTCGCCGCCATATTCCTCATGCATCCCTGGCTCGGCTGGTTGGCGCTGGTCGGCGGGATCATGCTGTTTGCGTTGGCCGTGCTCAATGAATACCTCACGCGCAAGCCGCTGACCGAGGCCACAAACGCGCAGTCGCGGGCATATGTGCAGGCCGAGGCGGCGATCCGCAACGCCGAGGTCGTGCAGGCGATGGGCATGCTGAAGCCCCTGCTGGAAAGCTGGAAGGAACAGCAGGACGAGGCGAACAAAGGACAGGTTCTTGCCGCCAACCGCGGCGGCGTCATCTCGGCCATCGCGCGTTGTCACCGGCTTGCCCTGCAAATGGCGATACTCGGCCTTGGCGCCTATCTGGTGGTTCGCAACGAGGCCTCGCCCGGCATCATGATCGCCGCCTCGATCCTGATGGGCCGCGCTTTGTCCCCGGTCGAGCAGGCGATCGGCACATGGAAGGCCACAGTCGGAGCGCGTGCCGCCTACCGGCGCCTCACCGCGGTCGCCGGACAGCATCCGGAGGCCACGCCGGCCCTGCCGCTGCCGCGGCCGAAAGGCAGGTTCGAGGCCGACAATCTCGTGCTTACCCGCCAGGGTGGCGAGCCCATCCTGAAAGGCATCAGCTTCCGGCTGAATGCGGGAGAGACCATGGCGCTGATCGGCCCGAGCGCGGCCGGCAAGACCAGCCTGGCGCGAATCCTGGGCGGGGCCTGGCGTCCGTCCGGAGGGCGTGCGCTGCTCGACGGCATGGACGTTGCCCAATGGGCTGCGGAAGACCGCGGCCATTATGTCGGTTACCTGCCGCAGGACATCGAGCTCTTCGCCGGCACCATCTCCGAAAACATCTGCCGCTTCGCCACCCTCAACCCGGCTGTCTTCAACAACGTGGTCAAGGCCGCGCAGCTGGCGGGCGTCCACGAACTGATCAAAGGGCTGCCGAAGGGCTACGCCACCGAGATCGGCGAGTCCGGCGCGGTGCTGTCGGGCGGGCAGCGCCAACGCATCGGGCTGGCGCGGGCACTCTACGGCGACCCGGCACTGCTGATCCTGGACGAGCCCAATTCCAATCTCGACCGCGAGGGTGAGGATGCGCTGATCGCCGCCCTCGGCGCGGTCAAGGCGGCGGGCACGACCGTTATCGTGATCGCGCACCGGTCGAACATCATTGAGAAGGTTGACAAGATATTGGTCCTCAACCGGGGCCAGCAGGACCTCTACGGTCCACGCGACTATGTCTTCGGCGAACTCGCCGCGCGCGTTCGCCAGGTGAGTCAGTTGCCAGCCATTGCGGCGAACCAACCTATAGCCGCCAACCAAACCATAACCGCGAACCAAGCCACAGCGGCGAACCAAACCGTAGCGGCGAACCAGGACAGCGCCCCTGCGCGGGCACGCCGGTACGCAGAACGAAAATTGCGGCCGAGCCTCAACCTTGTTCCGGCCCGACCGGATCCACCGCCAAAGCAAGGAAGTGGTCGAGGCGGTGAGGCAGGCGCGGCGCAACCCAGAATTAGAGAACAGATATGA